In Heyndrickxia vini, the sequence CAGCCATTACTGCATCCGCTCCTATTGCTAAAGCTGCTTTCGCAGTAGGCAGTAGTAAATCCTTTCTTCCTGTTGAATGAGTTACGTCGACGACAACTGGCAAATGTGTTTCTTTCTTTAATATTGGAACTGCGGAAATATCTAACGTATTCCGTGTTGCTTTTTCATATGTTCGAATTCCCCGCTCACATAATATAATTTGGTCATTCCCTTGTGCAATGATGTATTCGGCTGCATGGATAAATTCATCAATTGTCGCCGCTAAGCCACGTTTTAATAAAACTGGTTTTTTCACCCTTCCTACAGCTTTTAATAAATCGAAGTTTTGCATGTTTCTTGCACCTATTTGAATGACATCGACATAATCGAGAGCAAGTTCTACATCAATCGGATTTAGTATTTCACTTATCACAGCCAAATCATATTCGTCTGCTACTTGGCGTAAAATTTGTAGTCCTTCCACACCTAATCCTTGGAAATCATACGGAGATGTTCTCGGCTTAAATGCTCCGCCGCGCATTAATTTTATCCCTTGTTCTTTCATTGCTTCTGCAACTAGTCTTACTTGTTCCAAGCTTTCTACTGCACAAGGTCCCATAATAAAGGATTGTGTTCCGCTACCTATTAATTCACCTTTTATATCAACAATTGTGTTTTCTTTTTTCTTTTTCCGGGAAACTAATAGTGCTTTACGATTATCGTCTTCTTGCAATTCTAAGCTTGCTTTAAAAATACCTTTGAAAATATGTTGTAATGTTGAGGTTTCAAAAGGACCTTCATTTTGTTCTGCAACCATATCTAACACTTCACGTTCTCGAATTGGATCAAAACGTTTCGTGCCTTGTAGTTTTTTTATCTGGCCAATTTCTTGAACGACTTTTCCCCGTTCATTTAGTAAATGTAATAATTGTGAGTTAATTTCGTCCACCTTTTGTCGCAACTGTTGTAAATCATTATTCCCCATTAAAAACCCTCCTAATTTGTAAGTAATTTTTATAATAGCTAAGTTAAACTTGGTTGTTGATTTCCGCTGCAGGTACTCGCTTTTTCGCGGTTCTGCGGTGAGCCTCCGCGGGCGCTTCGCGTCTGCGGGGTCTCACCTTTCCCGCTAATCCCGCAGGAGTCTCGTACCTTCCGCTCCAATCAACATGACGTTAATATCACAATTGAACTTTAACAAAGCCTTTATAATAAAAAAGCCCCTACTGAATAAATCAGTAGGGACGATGTTTATCGCGGTACCACCCTAGTTGCAAAAGAATATTCTTTTGCCACTCTCTTTTGTTAACGATCGATTATCGACCGTCCTTCCTCTTCTTTATAAATGGAAGGATGCTCCGGAACCCGAAATTCGTGTTTATCTTTGTGCTGATTTACACCAACCATCAGCTCTCTTTAACAGGGAGATAAACATTACTATTAATTCCATCATTGCGTGTATATATTTAAATGCAAAAAGTCCCTACTGATTAATATCAGTAGGGACGATAATTATCGCGGTACCACCCTAATTGTAGATGATAAAATTCATCTACCACTCAACATTGTTAACGATCATTACGACCGGCTTTTCCTTCGTAAAAACTCGGAAAAGAAGCTCCAGGATTGAAATTCTAGTTTATCTGTATGCTGATTTACACCGGCCATCAGCTCTCTAAAATAGTGAGATAAACAATACTTAGTTCCCTTCAAAACTTTATATTATTTAAGTATGATTTGTATTATAAAGCTTCGTTTAAAATATTGTCAACACTTTTTAAAATTTTTTTACATTTTAATTAAGAAACTGTTCTTTATATTGGTTAATAATTAAATCAGGATCATTATTTTCGCCTTCTAATTGGCGTTTACGAGCAGCTTTATTTACTTGCTCATCCGCATGATAACTTGAGCGCACCATTGGACCTGCTTCACAATGCTTAAATCCTTTTTGTAGAGCAATTTCTTTTAACTCTGCAAATTCATCTGGATGGACATAACGTTCTACTTTTAAATGTTTTTTTGTAGGTTGTAAGTATTGGCCAATTGTTACAATATCCACACCATGCGCAAGCAAATCATCCATCGCTTCGATGATTTCTTCTTTCGTTTCTCCGAGTCCAACCATTATACTTGATTTTGTTGGTGTTTGAGGACTGATTTCTTTTACCCTTTTCAAAAGTTCTAAGGAACGATCGTAGGTGGCTTTTGCACGAACACGTTTCGTTAAACGACGAACAGTTTCAATATTATGATTAAAAATATCCGGACCTGCATCCATTAATGTATGCAGACTTTCATAGTCACCCTTCATATCAGATGGGAGTACCTCAACTGTACATGAAGGAACACGGCGTCGAATCGCACGGACCGTTTCAGCAAAAATTGCCGCACCACCATCAGCTAAATCATCACGTGCAACAGCAGTAACCACACAGTGGCGTAAGCCCATTACTTCCACTGATCTTGCGACACGTTCTGGTTCTTCCCAATCCAATTCCGTTGGCAAGCCCGTTTTTACTGCACAAAAACGGCATGCACGGGTACACGTATCACCAAGTATCATAAATGTCGCTGTTTTGCGAACAGCCCAGCATTCATGGATATTTGGACATTTTGCTTCCTCACAAACGGTATGCAATCTTTCTTCCCGCATCATTTTTTTCAAGCCTGTATAACTTTTATTCGTATTTAACTTGATCTTTAACCATTCAGGTTTTCTTAAGTATTCTTCGTTTTTAGCCACTATGTACACTCCTACCTTTGAAAAGTATATTCCTCATTTGCATATTTACTTTGCATAAGTTCTTCTACTTCTTTTAACATCTGGTTGTTCGGTTCATATGTAGTTAAATCAATATTAAGTCCCTTTTTAATGCCTTCGGTGAATGCGTTCTTTATTTCATCTATTGTTGTTTTTCTTCCTAAAATTTGATTAATCGTTACTGCTTTTTGTGCAAATCCAGTTTTTGTCTTATTTTTTACTTTCTCATTCGGAAATACAAATAGATCATATAGTGTATCAATATCGATTTCCATTGGAATGGAGCCATGTTGTAATACGACGCCTTTTTGCCTTGTTTGTGCACTTCCCGCCGCTTTTTTCCCATCAATCTCGAGCTCATACCACGAAGATTCTTCAAAGCAGACAGCAGTACCTGACTTTCCGATTGGCGTATCCGGAACAGCTAAATCCGCAGAAATACCTAGTTCCCGATATCCTTCTAATATTCCTTGAGATAATACCCGATAGGCTTCAATTATCGAAGGCGACATCTTTTCATGTTTTTCACTAATTATCATGCTGTAAGTCAATTCTTGATCATGTAAAACAGCCAGTCCGCCAGTTGGTCTGCGAACAATGTCGATTCCTTTTTCCTTTGCTGCTTTGGCGTTTATTCTTCCTGTTGTTTTTTGAAAATGACCTAACGATAGTGCCGCAGGTTCCCATGTATAAAAACGGAGAACCGGAGGAATTAGGTCTCGTGAATGCCAATCAAGAAGAACCTCGTCCATCGCCATATTGAAAGCTGGAGATTGAACTCCGGAATCAATAAAATACCAAGTTTCGCTCATGTGCTTCACCACCTAAAACTTTCAATAAAAAATGAGTCGGAATTAATTAAGAAAAAATATATTGGAATAATTTTCTTCCTTTTCAATCAATTTTTATGATAGCATTGTAGCGAGGTTTGTCAATAACAGGAACGAAAGGAAAATGTCATTATGGATAAATGAGTACAAAGGAATAGAAGGAAGTCTATCGGATTACTTATATATTATTTTTAAATTCAGATACATTATAACGAAACCTTAGAATTTATCCCCACTGACTTAAAATCTACAACCTCCCCCTTTTCATAAACAAAGTGATGTTCATAAACAGAGGAATCGTACAATAATTTGTCTAGAAAGTACTTCACATTCGCCATTCCTAAGTTTTCAGGATGGAGAACCCAGTTTATATCCTTCCAGTCTAGTATTCCTTCATCTGTTTTTATAGGTGTGTAGTAATCATAGGTTTCGGGCAACTCTGCTACAAAAGCATACATCCCGCCCGCATCTTTTCCGTCTACCATCCAAGTAACCGTACCTTTATATTCTATTTTCTCTATCTGCAAGCCAGTTTCTTCATCTATTTCACGTAACACACCTTCTAAAGGTGTTTCGCCCTTTTCTATTTTACCGCCAACGCCGTTCCAAATTCCCATCCATACTGGTTTATGTCGGTTCAACATGAGAAGTTCATGGCCTTTTTTAATAAAGCATATGGTGTATTTAAACATGAATACTTATCTTCCCTTCAAGAAATAGATAAATTATCAATCTGCCCCTCATATTATACAATACATATAAAGTTTCAATAGTTAAAAAATTCACAAGGTGTCAGGCACCATCTGTGGACAAATGTACACAAGCGGTGCCTGACACCTTTTCTTTTCACACATATATTATTCCATATAGTACATAAAGCCGATTGCACCTGCACCTGTGTGTGTGCTGATGATTGGGGTGGTAATTTCTATTTCGATGTTTTCAAAGCCGGTAGCGGTGAAAATAGCGTGCTTTAGTTTTGATACAAGTTCATAACTTTCTGCATGTGCGATGCCTACTTTTTTAATCGTTTTCCCCATTGCATCTTCAACTAAGCTTTTCACTAAATGCTTTACCACTTGTGCATGACTTCTCACATTTGCAATGGGATTATATACCCCATTCTCTAATGAAGCAATTGGTTTAATATGCAATAATGATCCGATTAACGCTTTTCCTTTGCCAATTCTTCCACCCTTCACAAGGTTATCGAGCTTTTCTACTACGACATATAGCCGCGTTTGTGATCGTATTTTTTCCAATCTCATGAGGATTTCATCAACGCTCTTTCCCTCTTCAGCCATTATTGCTGCTTCAACAACTTGAAAAGATAGCGCTTTCGAAATAAAGATAGAATCAACCACTTTCACCTTTGCCTTTGACAGTGCTGCAGCATTTTCAGCGGCATTGACTGTCCCACTCAATCCACCAGACATATGAATGGAAAGCACATCATAGCCCTCTTCGCCCAATCGATCATATAGCTCCAAAAACACACCTACCGGCGGCTGAGAACTTTTTGGAAGTTCCTTTGCTTCACTCATTTTATGAATAAATTCAATTGGAGTTATGTCAACTCGATCCAGATAAGTTTCCCCATCAATAAACAATGATAAAGGAACAACTTCGATCCCATACCTTTCGATCATTTCATTGGACATATCAACTGTCGAATCAGTAACTATTTTTATTTTCCCCATTCCATTACTCCCTCTAAAAAGCTCATATTATATAGGCACATATTTAGAAACTTTGCTTTTTGTTTTGCAAATAGCGCACCTTAATTATCTAAATTTAATTATATATCAGGCAATACCAATAACTAAATAGGAGATTACATACAGTTATGACAAAACACAAAAAATTAGCGTATTAGCATGCATTTAAATGAAATCGACACGATACAAGTCAGTAGATGCAAAAAATATGGGTAAAATATGATATAGTAATGAAATGAGTGGTGATTTGATTGGATATTAAACATTTGCAATATTTTTTAGAAGTCGCGAAATATAATAGTTTTTCCCTCGCAGCAGAACATCTGTATATTACACAGCCAACGATTAGTAAAATGATAAAAAATTTAGAAGTAGAGTTAGGTGTTGCTCTATTTGATCGCTCGCGAAAAAAACTTACACTGACTGACGCTGGGGAAATTATACTAGAACAGGCAAAGCTTATAGACAATGCCTTTCATAATTTAGAAACAGAATTAAGTAATCTTTTAGGTCTTAAAAAGGGACATATTCGAATTGGCATTCCACCAATATTTGATGCGCAATTTCTTCTTCAATTAATCGGTTTATTTCATGAAAAATATCCTGGTATAACATTCCAACTCGGTGAAGATGGCTCAAAGAAAATAGAGGAAGATGTAAATAATAATCTTTTAGATGTAGGTGTAGTCGTGCTTCCAACGAACAATGAGTTATTTCTTCATTTCCCGTTCATGGAAGAAGATTTAAAACTAATTCTTCATCCCTCCCATCCATTAGCTGAAAAATCGAAAGTAGAATTAAAAGAACTGGCAGGGGAATCATTTATCCTCTTCAATAAAGATTTTGCTTTGCACGATCGAATTATCTTCGCTTGCAACAGTGTAGGTTTTAATCCACATATTATTTCTAAAAGTTCTCAATGGTCATTTATTGAGGAAATGGTTTCTTGGAAACTTGGGGTATCACTTTTACCGGAAAGTCTTTGCCACCATCTTAGTAAAAATGTAAAGGCAATAACTGTTGTTAACCCCTCTATCCGTTGGGAACTCGCGATAATTTGGAACAAAAATCAATATCTATCCTTCGCTGCGAAGGAATGGCTCCAATTCACAAAAGAAAGTCTTTCGATAGATCTCTCCAAAAAATAACTTGATATTCCATTCTAATTCCTAGCCGATTGGTTAGGATTTTTTTGATGGATATCACAATTTCAACGATTGTAATGTCCAAATTGTAAAATTGCATATCAGATGATTCATGGACATAAGCGTTTTCATTGATAAAATCTATACAAATAATAAAATATAACCATTTTACTTAAGGAAATCGGCGACTTACACTAATGGGGTAGACAAAACCCTTTTGAGAAATTCGGCATTTAGAATTTCCAATTGAAAGGAAGTAATAACATGAACGCAAAAAAAATTAAAGAAAGCCGTATCGTTAATACTGCACAAGTATTATCATGCGATTTAAATAATTATAATACGCTATTCGGTGGAATTTTAATGAAAAAACTTGATGATGCAGCAACATTGTCTGCTCGTCGACATTCAAGAGTAAAAGAATGTGTCACTGCATCAACAGATTCAATCGATTTCTTATGTCCAATTCATCAAACAGACTCCGTGTGTGTCGAGTCATTTGTTACCTATACCGGCAGAACTTCCATGGAGATATTTTGTAAAGTGATTGCTGAAGACATTATGACTGGTGATCGTCGTATTGCAGCAACGGCCTTTTTAACATTTGTTGCTTTAGATGAAAATAAACGCCCAGTGGAAATACCTGGCGTTATTCCTGAAACAGAGGAAGAAAAATTTCTCTACAACACTGGGAAAGAAAGAGCAGAGATGCGTAAATTAAGAAGACAAAAAAGTAAAGAACTAGCTGGATACATTAACCTTGAGAAACCTTGGGACAAATAAGGGGAGAGACATTATGCTAACACTTTCAAGTTTGGAAGAGATTCAAGCAGCAAAAGAAAGTCTTGGAAAATTGCAAACAACATATCCAAGCCTTTTTGATAAATTAGTGCATGTTGTTAATTTAACAAGAGCATTTCAATTTAAATACCACTATATGGGATGCATAGTTATGGATGAAGATCCAAGCTATTATTCCCCCAATTTTGTACAAGGATCAGTTATCCGCTTGTACAAAAAAGAAGTACAACTATTAAAAGATGACGAGAATTTTCATATCGTCGAACAAATATTTGCCGATTATAAACGAATTGGCTATGCCAAAATCAGCCTACTCATTCAAGGCTCATCACCCGAATCATTAATGGGTGCCCCCGTAATACAATAATCATCCCCCAAAAAATAAAAACCAATCACCATTTACTTTAACTCTACACACTGGTGATTGGTTTTTGTTTTGATGTCTTTTTGGTGCCTGGCACCCCCTGTGGACATTTGTCCACGAACGGTGCCAGGCACCGTTAAAATTTTTTGATGGGGATTGGACTCGAGTTGAAGGATGCCGGGGAATCGATTTGGTCACGGTCATCGACAAAGCTTTGAGGGTTGATGAATGTAGAATCGTCCCCATTATTTACCCCATAGCCTTGCGTTTTTTTGTCCGAGTTATTCCAATCCGCTAGTAAATTTTGGCCAACATTCACGGCGGATGCATTTTCAAAAGAATTAATTTTTAACATAAAAATATTTATATTGATGGAAGCTCCCTTCATTTTATAACCTCCTTTTTACAGAATATATTATCCCTATCTGCCTTTTATGTAATAAAACATATACTTAGTCTGTGATTTCCCTCATTTATCGGTAATGAAAAAACTATTTTACTAATAGGATATATAGATGTCACATTTATCATTTACTATAGTGTACTTGCTTAGGATCATGCATGTTAGGGGGGAGAAAAGTGGATCTGGAAAAGCTAAAACAATGGATGGAAATCTCACAAAAATATCAAAACGGCAACTTTTGGGATATGATATTTGATCAGACTCCTTTTGAACCTCTAATGAAAGAATCGTCATATGGACCTCAAGAACAAAAATCACATACAAGGAATTCTTCTTTTCCCATCGTTGATATTTATCAAACAGATACACAAATAATTGTGTTACTCGAATTACCAGGATATCGAAAAGAAGATGTTTCACTTTCCCTCTCTGGTAATAAATTAGTTGTGAAAGGGTCATCCCATTTACCAATTGCAAACGCAATAACCATTCAGAATGAACGGAGATACGGAGATTTTGAAAGATTAATAGAACTTCCAGAACCAACTAAAAGTAAAGATATCCATGCTCGATTTGAAAATGGACTTCTAATCGTTACATATATGAGAAAATACACAAATGAAGAAGATATACCTATTACGTAAATTATTCAAAACACGAAGCCCGCTCCCTTCTCTTTTGTCTTACAACTATTTGTTTGTATCAACGTGATTTTTTTAACTATTTTTATTTATAGTTAAAATATTTTTTAACGTATTGGCTGTTCGTCATCATTCTTAAAAAAGTGTGGGGAAAATTATTATGTCTATTAAAGGATTTTTCAATCAAAAAGAAAATAATGATGACATTCAAAGT encodes:
- a CDS encoding bifunctional 3-deoxy-7-phosphoheptulonate synthase/chorismate mutase, giving the protein MGNNDLQQLRQKVDEINSQLLHLLNERGKVVQEIGQIKKLQGTKRFDPIREREVLDMVAEQNEGPFETSTLQHIFKGIFKASLELQEDDNRKALLVSRKKKKENTIVDIKGELIGSGTQSFIMGPCAVESLEQVRLVAEAMKEQGIKLMRGGAFKPRTSPYDFQGLGVEGLQILRQVADEYDLAVISEILNPIDVELALDYVDVIQIGARNMQNFDLLKAVGRVKKPVLLKRGLAATIDEFIHAAEYIIAQGNDQIILCERGIRTYEKATRNTLDISAVPILKKETHLPVVVDVTHSTGRKDLLLPTAKAALAIGADAVMAEVHPDPAVALSDSAQQMDIPQFHEFIEELKSFKNKLI
- the lipA gene encoding lipoyl synthase, with the translated sequence MAKNEEYLRKPEWLKIKLNTNKSYTGLKKMMREERLHTVCEEAKCPNIHECWAVRKTATFMILGDTCTRACRFCAVKTGLPTELDWEEPERVARSVEVMGLRHCVVTAVARDDLADGGAAIFAETVRAIRRRVPSCTVEVLPSDMKGDYESLHTLMDAGPDIFNHNIETVRRLTKRVRAKATYDRSLELLKRVKEISPQTPTKSSIMVGLGETKEEIIEAMDDLLAHGVDIVTIGQYLQPTKKHLKVERYVHPDEFAELKEIALQKGFKHCEAGPMVRSSYHADEQVNKAARKRQLEGENNDPDLIINQYKEQFLN
- a CDS encoding lipoate--protein ligase family protein, producing the protein MSETWYFIDSGVQSPAFNMAMDEVLLDWHSRDLIPPVLRFYTWEPAALSLGHFQKTTGRINAKAAKEKGIDIVRRPTGGLAVLHDQELTYSMIISEKHEKMSPSIIEAYRVLSQGILEGYRELGISADLAVPDTPIGKSGTAVCFEESSWYELEIDGKKAAGSAQTRQKGVVLQHGSIPMEIDIDTLYDLFVFPNEKVKNKTKTGFAQKAVTINQILGRKTTIDEIKNAFTEGIKKGLNIDLTTYEPNNQMLKEVEELMQSKYANEEYTFQR
- a CDS encoding NUDIX hydrolase; translated protein: MFKYTICFIKKGHELLMLNRHKPVWMGIWNGVGGKIEKGETPLEGVLREIDEETGLQIEKIEYKGTVTWMVDGKDAGGMYAFVAELPETYDYYTPIKTDEGILDWKDINWVLHPENLGMANVKYFLDKLLYDSSVYEHHFVYEKGEVVDFKSVGINSKVSL
- a CDS encoding DegV family protein, which produces MGKIKIVTDSTVDMSNEMIERYGIEVVPLSLFIDGETYLDRVDITPIEFIHKMSEAKELPKSSQPPVGVFLELYDRLGEEGYDVLSIHMSGGLSGTVNAAENAAALSKAKVKVVDSIFISKALSFQVVEAAIMAEEGKSVDEILMRLEKIRSQTRLYVVVEKLDNLVKGGRIGKGKALIGSLLHIKPIASLENGVYNPIANVRSHAQVVKHLVKSLVEDAMGKTIKKVGIAHAESYELVSKLKHAIFTATGFENIEIEITTPIISTHTGAGAIGFMYYME
- the cidR gene encoding cidABC operon transcriptional activator CidR — its product is MDIKHLQYFLEVAKYNSFSLAAEHLYITQPTISKMIKNLEVELGVALFDRSRKKLTLTDAGEIILEQAKLIDNAFHNLETELSNLLGLKKGHIRIGIPPIFDAQFLLQLIGLFHEKYPGITFQLGEDGSKKIEEDVNNNLLDVGVVVLPTNNELFLHFPFMEEDLKLILHPSHPLAEKSKVELKELAGESFILFNKDFALHDRIIFACNSVGFNPHIISKSSQWSFIEEMVSWKLGVSLLPESLCHHLSKNVKAITVVNPSIRWELAIIWNKNQYLSFAAKEWLQFTKESLSIDLSKK
- a CDS encoding acyl-CoA thioesterase: MNAKKIKESRIVNTAQVLSCDLNNYNTLFGGILMKKLDDAATLSARRHSRVKECVTASTDSIDFLCPIHQTDSVCVESFVTYTGRTSMEIFCKVIAEDIMTGDRRIAATAFLTFVALDENKRPVEIPGVIPETEEEKFLYNTGKERAEMRKLRRQKSKELAGYINLEKPWDK
- a CDS encoding Hsp20/alpha crystallin family protein, which codes for MDLEKLKQWMEISQKYQNGNFWDMIFDQTPFEPLMKESSYGPQEQKSHTRNSSFPIVDIYQTDTQIIVLLELPGYRKEDVSLSLSGNKLVVKGSSHLPIANAITIQNERRYGDFERLIELPEPTKSKDIHARFENGLLIVTYMRKYTNEEDIPIT